In Cervus canadensis isolate Bull #8, Minnesota chromosome 7, ASM1932006v1, whole genome shotgun sequence, the DNA window agttcagttcagtcactcagtcccattctttgtgaccccatggactgcagcactggagaagggaatggcaaaccattccgtattcttgcattgagaacgccatgaacagtactgaaaaggtaaaaagatatgacactgaaagatgaactccccaggccgGTAGGTGccccatatgctactggagaactgtggagaaataactcaaaaacaaaaaaaccatgaagagatggagccaaggtaaaaacaacacccagttgtgggtgtgactggtgatggaaataaagtccaatgctgtaaagagcaatattgcataggaacctggaatgttaggtccatgaatcatggTAAActgtaagtggtcaaacaggagatggcaagagtgaacattaacattttaggaatcggtgaactaaaatggacaggaaagggtgaatttaattcagatgaccagtacatctactactgtgggcaagaatcccttagaagaaatgcaatagccctcatagtcaacaaaagagtccaaattcagtacttgggtacaatctcaaaaatgacagaatgatctcagtttatCTCTAAGGCAAGCCATTCAGTGTCACAGTAATCaaggtctatgccccaaccactaatgccaaagaagctgaagttgaagggttctatgatgacatacaagaccttctagaactaacacgaaaaaaaggtgtccttttcatcacaggggactggaatgcaaaactaggaagtcagtAACAAacctacctggagtaacagtgaAGTTTGGgctttgagtacaaaatgaagcagggcaaagtctaacagagtttcgccaagagaacgcactgaacatagcaaacaccctcttccaacaacacaagagacaactctacacatggacatcatcagatggtcactaccgaaatcaggttgattatattctttgcagccaaagatggagaaactctatacagtcagcaaaaacaagacctggagctgactgtggctcagatcatgaactccttgttgcaaaattcatccttaaattgaagaaagtagggaaaaccacttgaccattcgggtatgacctaaatcaattcccttatgattacacagtggaagtgacaaatagattgaagggattagatctgatagagtgcctgaagaactctggaggtttgtaacattgtacagaaggcagtgatcaaaaccatccccaagaaaaaggctATGCCTGTCTGAGcgtcacttggaaaaaaaaaaaaaaccatccccaagaaaaagaaatgcaaaaaggcaaaatgtttgaggaggacttacaaatagttgaggaaagaagagaacctAAAAGCAATGGGGAAAAGAAAGGATATACCCATctgcatgcagagttccaaaggatagcaaggagagataagaaagccttcctaagtgatcagtgcaaagaaatagaggaaaacaatagaatgggaaattcaagaaaattaagatactcaagaaaattatagataccaagggcaCATTTCGTGCAAacatgagcacaataaagggcagaaatggtatggacctaacagaagcagaagatattaagaagaggtggcaagaatacacagaagaactatacaaaaaagatcttcacgacccagataatcatgatggtgtgatcactcacctagagccagacctcctggaatgtgaagtcaagtgggccttaggaagcatcactacaaacaaagctagtggaggtgatggaattccagctgagctatttcaaatcctaaaagatgatgctgtgaaagtgctgcaccaaatataccagcaaatttggaaaagtcagcagtggccacagaaactggaaaaggtcaattttctttccaatccctaagaaaggcaatgccaaagaatgttcaaactaccacacaactgcactcatctcacccactagcaaagtaatgctcaaaactctccaagctaggcttcaacagtatgtgaactgagaacttccagatgtacaagttggatttagaaaaggcagaggaaccagagatcaaattgccaacatctgctggatcatcaaaaaagcaagggaattccagaaaaacatctccttctgctttattgcctatgccaaagcctttgactgtgtggatcacaacaaactgtggaaaattctgaaagagatgggaataccagactacctgatctgccgcctgagaaatctgtatgcaaatcaagaagcaacagttagaactggacatggaacaacagactggttccaaataggaaaaggagtatgtcaaggctgtatattgtcaccctgcttatttaacttatatgcagagtacatcatgagaaacaccgggctggatgaagcacaagctgaaatcaagattgctgggagaaatatcaataaactcagatatgctgatgatacaacccttatgtcagaaagcaaataggaactaaagagcctcttgatgaaagaggagagtgaaaaagctggcttaaagctcaacattcagaactcaggtcatggcatccaattgcatcacttcattgcaaatagatggggaaacaatcgaaacactgagagactttattttcttgggctccaaaatcactgcgggtggtgactgcagccatgaaattaagacacttgttccttgggaaaaaagctatgaccaacctagacagcatattacaaagcagagacactactttgccaacaaaggtctgtgtagtcaaagctacggtttttcctgtagtcatgtatggatgtaaaagttggaccataaagaaatctgagagccaaagaattgatgcttttgaactatagtgttggagaagacttttgagagtcccttggactgaaagaagatcaaaccagtcaatttctaaaggaaatcagtcctgaatatctattggaaggactgatgctgaaattataatactttggccacctgatgtgaagaactgactcattaggaaagaccctatgctgggaaagatagaaagagcaggggacgacagagaatgagacggttggatggcatcactgacttggtggacatgagtttgagcaagctctgggagtttggtGGTGGataggaagcctggtgtactgcagtccatggggtcgcaaagagtcagacatgcctgagcaactgaactgaactgaaaagacagCCTTCCCCTTTATGTCTCTCCAATGGACCCACCCCTCCAAACCCCTCTCTTTTTGTCCCTCCTCATGTTCCTGCCCTGTCATGCCCTCTCTTCCCCACCTAAGCTTCAACCCTGGCCTGGGGGGTGCCGTATCTGCAGCCCTGATGAAGACAGGCTGCGTGGACTCTACTCCTTTTTCCAGTTTTGCAAGAATACAGCTTTTATTTCATGCTTAACCACCAAGTAGATTTGTGACAGTGCTTTTTATTTAATGCAGTTACAAGCAATCAATTAGTTTATGATTTCCAAATTTGTGTTCTTAAAAAAAGCATAACAGAAAAAGGATGGATAAGCATAATACTTAATTTGAATTTTCCTGGGAGGGATTCTCAATATttgtaacttgattttttttcaaaatggtgGCAAAAAAGCATAATGGTCATAAAATTCCCTGGCTTCACCAACAGCAGAAAGCAGACCCTGTCTGCACAGAGATCAAGAATGACCTTCACCGCACATCAGACACGTCCGTCATAACCTTCATTCTACAGACAGAACAGGAGGTGCAGGTGCTTGGGTACGGCCGTCTCCAGGGGCAGAGCTGTGAccagccctgccccctgctcCCCTGCCCCAAATCCCAGAGATCCAGCAAAGTGTGGTCCTGTCAGGAGAGTCCCACTGAATGCAGAAGTCTGATTCTCAGTTCTTATTACAGTTATAATGTCAGCATTTGTCATCTTATGAGATAGATTTTCCATTTAGAACTGTTAGCTTAACTGCACACGCAAACATGACCGCTCACCTGCTGGGAAGGGCTCTAAATGTGACCATGCTCTTTGGTAGGTGGGACAGACTGTCAGGCCACCCAGCCACATCAGGTTTCATTTGCTCCAGTGATGAGAAGATTTAATGACGGGCAACATTTTCAAAGGATGGTGGACAAAGCTCTGTGTTTTTAAATGTGGCAGCATGTGGAACCCACAATGCTCCAGTCCTTTTTGGTAGTCAGTTTGTTTTTTCTAGGTGAGGGGTCTCCACAGCTTGGACAGCTAGCACAGCACATGCTTTATGACTGAGAAATGACTTTCCTAAGTTATAGTTACCAAGAGTCCCTGGGACCAGAAAGCTAACACTATGCCTAGTAATGCAGAAGTAAGGCTGGGGGCACTAAAAGTGGTCCTTGGAAAGAGGTTTCAATTGTTCCCTCACGAAGCAAATCAAGTTTCCTAATTAGCTACAACACAGAAAGCTCAGCTCCTACGGCCCTGCAAGCCCTGCATGTGTTCCCCTGGTCAAACTTCGTCTCTGCTGCAAACAGCTCCGTTGCTTTCTCTTCCTTATTCCTGTGTGAAGAACTCGTGACAGGCGGCGGTGATCATGGCAATGAAGGCCATAAATTCCTGGAAGTCACATTCGCCGTCCCCATCACTGTCCAGTGTCTCCATGACTTTGTCCACAGCCTCCTGCTCTTTGATTTCCTGAAAGAGAGAAGACAGGTTGTCCAGTTTGCTTCTAAATGAACATTAGGGCCACAAAGACATGATCTTGGCTGGCTTTAATAATTTTGTATTAGAAACAACcgaacagcttccctggtggctcagtggtaaagaatccgcctgcgaatgccagagacgtgggttcgatccctgatctagggggaccccacatgcctcagagcaactaaggccctgcaccacaactactgggcctgggctctagagcccacgcaccacagtACCCATGTcctaagcccacgtgccctacagcctgtgctccacaacgggagaagccacggcaatgagaaacCCCGGCTtacggcaactagagagtagtagCCCTGTGaagcaaagactcagcacagccacacacacacacacacacacacacacaattaatttAGAAACAACCTAAGACATGAAATGCAAAATTCCAGAAAGGTTTTCTCCAGCGACCAGGAGGCTGTTGGTTGGCAGAGGTCACTAGGGGTCTGAGCCTTCTCTCCCACTTTCCTTTAGGTGCAGTGGGGTTCTGGCTACTAAAAGACTGAATGGAACAGCCAGGATCTGAAAAACTACAGGCTGtttgtgctaaaaaaaaaaaaaaagaggaagagtaTAGTCTAGATCAGCCTGAGTGCATTATATGCAAATGCcttgaaagcaaaaatgaacttTTGGCCCCTATAAGTTTTTCATTGTTTCTATGTGTGGAAGGCCCTATAGTGAAGGCTTCCAGTGGATTTTTGAAAGTAGTTTCTGGCTGAAATAACTCAGGAACATGCCCTAAATTTATTAACTTCTTGTGTTTTTTGGCACTTGAGTTGCTTTCGAGGTGTCTGGGGCTCTCTTGACATTATGCCCAACATGGAGTCAAATGAGTGGTGAAACAGAAGGACAGACAGTGCAGGAAAGATGTGCACACGTGCTGAAGAGAAGCATAACACTGCCGACTCTTCGGAACACCCAGTCCTCAGGGCAGGAGCGCTTGGCCTGAGGAAGTCGAGTATAATGCACAATGGCTGCCTTAGACATAAAACATGTAAAAGACTGAGGTTCTCTTGAGGGGTTGGGTGCCACCTATAAACATCTGCTAAAAGATTAATTTCAATTACAGGAAAGATTTGCCTCCAAACAGAAACTACTTCATAAAAACTGGGCCAATGATGTTCATGATACCTTGATATACTTACCatgatttacttttattttataaactgtgTTTCCCACATGCTAAgctttttctatgttttaaataaataattaatgacAGTAGCTACATTTGTTGAGCTGCACTTGATAAGCATTGTCTCATTTCAATAATTCTTTTCACAGAAGGATCTAGGACCTTCTGATTCTTAGGTGAGGTGGTGGGAAACAAGATAAGTAAAAGTGTGAGCAGGCAGTTACCACTCTGAGAACTTGGGTGCCTGAGAAAACCAGCTTCAAAATCAGACTAGGGAATCCCCTCTGAAGTCTGCAGGCCACTTCCTCTGATGGTGGTGCCATTTGCAGCCATGGAGTGTTTGGGTGGGGAGAACCCTGCACGCTCGGGGCACGGAGCCTGGGGCTCGTCCTGCACCAAGGTCCAGCCTGCCCAGGAGGACAGCTCCCACCACCATGTGGGCTGGGCTCACATGTCTTCCCAGGAATTAGCTCCTGGTCAGACATGAGTGCACTGGTGCATTGTATGGCCATTTCCTCTGGGTGCAAGATCACTTCAGTAACCTTGCTTCTGGGCACCAAGGGAATATTAGGTACCAGGTGGACTGCAGTTCCTTGCCTTGAATACACAATACGGATACAGCAGAGATGATGGGTGGCTGAGCCAAGGGCAGTGAAGGTTGTGAGTGGGGAAGTGAGTCCTCAGCGGAGCATCTGAACACACATCCACCAGAAGGGGAGCTGCCAGGGCAGAGGTGGCTCATCAGATGTCCTCACGCAGCTTCCCAAGTTCCCTCCAGGGCACCTCACCCCACGGGGCCCCCTGCAAGGCCCCAGGGCCTCTCATGAGCAGCTTGTGGCCTCTTGGTGATGAGCCAGGTCCTGGGGCCTGCATCTCTCCAAGCATTGACTGTGCTGAGAGCTCAGTAACACCTGGcatcttctcactgtggtggATCTAACCATGTAGAGAAAGCCGAAACAGTCCTCTTCCCAAGAACAAAAGCTTATTTTTAGCAGTCTTCTTGTATGTTCAATGTGTGATAAGTCATGGTATATTTTCCATCCCATTttgtcattgttattgttgtACGTTCTCAGTCgttacagtcatgtctgactctttgcgaccccgtgggctatagcccgccagggtcctctgttcatgggattctccaggtaagaatactggagtgggttgccatgccctcctccaaaggatcttcctgaccctgggactgaacctgcatctactgcagcacctgcactgcaggcagattctttaccactgagccaaaggGGAAGCCACCCTGTTGCTGTACATCCTTAGGTTTTCCCAAGAACCTGTACTCTTGCGTTTGAGACAGCAGTTTTTCCTGGATGCTCTTACTGTAGACAAAATGAAAAGTGTGGGGCCTACCTAAGCCAGCCTCTGTAGTGAGGGCTCACTTGTGAAACACATTTTCAGAAACAACAGAGGTGTCCTGACACCAACCTGGAGCCATGTTCAGGGCAGCTCAGAAGAGAAAAGGGACAGATGGTCTTACAAGAGGACAGGAGAGCAGGTTActttagttttaaaaagcaagactCACCTCTAAAAAATGGGTAAGTTCATTGTTGATGAGCTCCTTGAGTTCTGATTTCTTCAGCTTGCGCTTGTCCCCTTCCTTCCCGGAATATTGATGGAAGACTTCGATGAGGGCCATCATGGCCTTCTCTAACTCAGACATCTGGGGCCCACAAAGAAAGATGCTTTGTAGAACAGAGCAGTTGTTACCTACACAGACCTTACCATCGGGGGCAAGTGGCTTTGGCTCACCTCCCCTTTTGGGCTTAGAGGGTGTGACTTTTCATCACCCCTTGaaccctctccccaccacccctcacTTCTCTATCTTCTCTTCCCAAGCCCTCTGGCTTCTGGTTGCATTTGGGGGAAACTTCAACCAAAatacagaggaagagaaatgaggCGGCTGGGGATTGAGTCTTCCCCCATTCCTGGGAGACTCCCCATCCTGTCCTGGAAGGACTGCAAGATGAGGTGACAGTGCAGGGGAGCAAGTTTTTGAATTAATTACAATGAATAGGAGCCAAATAAGGATACAGAAGTCAATAGTATTCCTATGTTCTGTCAATAAGCAATTAGAAAATGTAGCAGAAAAGTCCTGTTTCACAGCAGCACACACATATTTCTAAGCATAAGTTTAGTAAGAAAAGTGTAGGTCCTTCCAAAAACTACTGAGGTCATAAAATGTAGGAACTTACTTTCTTTCAAATGGATATATAAATTTAActcatttttaacaaaaatgtttctgattttttttgggggggtggcgAGGAACATGACCAAAAAACAGCTAGaaaattcaactgaaaaaaataaatatggtagAATTGCcacaattttttttgaaaaagaagatcAAGGAAAGGTACCTTGAATTTGAAGGTATTATACAATCATCTGATGACGTTATTGTAGGGGAGCAAGACttgccaccccaaaatgtctCTTTGGGACGCAGATTATTTTCATCTGAAAACAATCAAGGCCCCCAGGACTCAGGAAGAAATTCTGACCCTCCCCTTAGCTGCCTGAATCGGAATTTAGATGGAGGGCCTATTACAGGAATGGAGCAACCGCCAGAGAGAGAGGTCAGCAAGGAATGTGGGCCAGGGTTgagggagggcggggcggggggtgggggtgggcaggaaacCCTGGGAGACCTGAGTCCACTCTGTGTCCCATCACCTCCGCTGGCGCAGCAAACACTGGCTCACCATCTCTGTATGAACTGCTTTCCTCCCCCCTGAAGCCCCAAACCACTGATCCCAACATCCTCCCTTGTCTTGAATTGACGACGGTATTGACGGTGGGCATTTTGGTGAGTGAGaattttcctgggtctctcccatgtatatatgtttttaaactttgcttTGAATTTCTCCTGTTTACCTGTCCCACgtttatttaattcttagaccagcgaGAAGAAtttagaagggtagaggaaaatgtCTTCCTTCCCAATACCAGCTCTGATGCCAGAACAAATGTGGGCAGAGGCTGGACCACCTCCAGGCACTTTGTATTCTTGGCGGCGCTGCCTCCAACAGAACAGCGccttttctctgcatttatcAAGGTAGGAAGCTTTTGTCTCCCCCCACAACATGTACCTTATACCACAcagtctgcaagccaaggaaacAGCTGTTCAACCCTGGGAAACAGGCTTTACAAAGGACAGCTTGTCAACTGTTTCACAAAACGGAAGGACGCTCAGCCAAAGAAATTTGCCAGCTTTTGGCCTTGAGTTCTAATCATTAAAGAATCTTTGCAGTGTCatagttaaaaataaagaattacgTCTAATTTGTGAAAAGCCATTCCTGTAttgaaatcatttatatttaaaaaaatcaattggaATATAAgatttaaattcttatttatttctgactttCAAAGGAAAAGGATTGAAGATTTTTGCCTTGGCCTGATCTTTGCTATACTTACCCTATTAACAATCAGTATGCTTTGTTTTGCTCTAAAGTCCCTAAAAATATCACATGTAGACATAACAATTCAGATGGATTAAATCTTTAACATTTCATACTTTCTTAGACTTTGCATTCGAGTTCTCaattattaatttgtttaaaaaaagtaaacaaaaaactcAAGAAACTTTTGCATGGTCCTTATGCCTCTCAAGCTTCATGATGACTGGGAAAGATGAGGCTAAAATATTTGTTGTGTGAAGTATGACTAGtggcatttttttaaaggaaaggcaTAAAATATATATCCCATATGTGAAAAAGCCATAAAATGTGATCTTCTTCATTAAACACActacaaattaatttttacaagTTTTTCCTGTTACAGTCTTCCCAATTGATGGTTAAAAGTTGTTTAAGAGAACTGGAAATCAAATATCCAGTTCCCCTTCGCTTCATTCCGTGATTATTCTACATTAATCTTTTATTTCGAAAACAGGAGAACTGCTGGGCGTTAGCTCCTCAGAGGGTCACATCACAGGAGATGTGGGAATCCCTCTAGGCAAGAGCCCCACCTCCCCAAGAAACCTGAGGAAGGTTAAACCTACCACAGACTTCAATTTCTTTGGCTCAGTTGTAATTTAATTGCAAAGACCTCCTCACTCGCGCTGACCTGGGGGAGGGCGTCCGAAGACGCCGGCTCCGAGCTCAGGGCGGCTGTTCCCCGCTCCGCGGAGGACGCAAACCCTCTTCAAAGAATTAAAGAAGAGGCCGACTTGCAGCAACACTGAGCCGCAGACCCGACGTTTCCCCGACTGTAGTGATGAATCACCGAGAGAAAGTGATTAATCTGTAGGATGAATCTCGCTGCCTGGAGTTGAAGCACCTGTGTCCGCAAGGCAGTGGGAGAGTTATACTTCTGAAATGCTGccagaatcctatggacagaggagcctggcaggctacagtccactgggttgcaatagtcggacacggcttagcgactaaaccaccactctAAAGGGGTTTTTAAACTACCACCCAGATCCCAAGCCCACCCTCCGGGTCTTGCCCCCCAAACACCAGAGTAGGTTCCCCTGAGTGTCCTCACGTCAGTGGTCCTTGGCTGTCGCTCCAGTCACCTCTGGCTTCGGCGTCCTGAATGCCGGGACTAGGGCAGAAAGAGCCTCTTATCCTCTCGCGGTGGGGCGTGACCGGCAACCCCCTAGAGCCCGGCAGCCAATGGGAACCGAGGGCGGGGcgctggcgggggcgggggcggggcctgcctctccctctcctggcTCCGCAACCCGCGGGGGCTGGACACACAGGGCCGCATTGACGGCCACCCGGGACTAGCTCGGGGAGCCAGGCCCGCATTCGGGCCAAGCAAGAAAAAGGCCTGCAGGGCAGAAAGTGGGGAGTCAGCTTTTTGTTCTGGTTTTAAATTTATACTTGAATATTGATGTTCCTTTAAAGGCAAGGATGGTGGTGGGTAGAGGAGTGGGACTAGTGATTGATTCCGACAAAGCAAATGTGCAGACAATAGCAGGATGAATGCGGGAATTCAGGGCCCGAATGCACCTGCTCTGGCCCCACCCGCGAGTGGGACACCCGTGGACATCAGAACCTCGAGTTTAGTCACTGAACCCAGCGTCTGCAGGCCCTGAAACGTGGGGCGAATGGTTTAATACTACCGAGGGCATATGCTAGGCGCTCCCGACGGATTCCTCGCCCCTCCGGGGTGAGCGGCAATAGGCTGTCAGAGCTGGACAGTGCCCCAGGCACGTCCTGTCCACGTGCTCTGGTTTAGGGCCCGTgctggtggggttgggggtggatgggggtggggccCTCACCGAGGCCTCACAAGCGGCCAAGGAGGGCTGAGTACGGATTCCACACTGTGGTCCTCTTAACAGCCTCTCTTTAGACACATTATACACAgactctccttccttttctcctttgcctttcatttctcttctttcctcaactatttgtaagtcctcctcaaacattttgcctttttgcatttctttttcttggggatggttttgatcaccgcctcctgtacaatgttatgaacctccagagttctttaggcactctatcagatctaatcccttcaatctatttgtcacttccactgtgtaatctaagggatttgatttaggtcatacctgaatggtctagtggttttccctactttcttcaatttaaggatgaattttgcaacaaggagttcatgatctgagccacagtcagctcccagtcttgtttttgctgactgtatagaacttctccatctttggctgcaaagaatataatcaacctgatttcagtgttgaccatctggtgatgtccatgtgtagagttgtctcttgtgttggaagagggtgtttgctatgttcagtgcgttctcttggcaaaactctgttagtctttgcgctgcttcattttgtactcaaagcccaaacttgactgttactccaggtatttcttaacttcctacttttgcattccagtcccctgtgatgaaaaggacacctttttttcgtgttagttctagaaggtcttgtatgtcatCATAGAactcttcagcttcttcagatttagtagttggggcatagacttggattactgtgacactgAATGGCTTGCTTTGGAAACTAACTGAGATCACTCTGtcagttttgagattgcatccaagtactgcatttgaactttgttgactatgagggctattgcatttcttctaagggattcttgcccacggtagtagacataaaggtcatctgaattaaattcaccctttcctgtctattttagtccactgattcctaaaatgttaatgttcactcttgccatctcctgtttgaccactcatcgtttaccttgattcatggacctaacattccaggttcctatgcaacattgctctttacagcataggactttatttccatcaccagtcacacccacaactgggcattgtttttgctttggctccatctcttcatttttttttttttttggagttatttctccacacttctccagtagcatattgggcacctacagacctggggagttcatctatcagtgtcatatctttttgccttttcatactgttcatggggttgtgaaggcaagaatactgaagtggtttgtcattccttcatccagtggaccacgttttgaaGGGTTGGAGATCAAGTTAATCACCAATGGCCCATGATTTAATCCATTGATGCTGCCTCCATATAATAGAACCTCCATAAACATCCCCAAGGGAAGGAgtttggagagcttctgggttggagAGCATGTAGAGGTGGGGAGGGTGACTCCCAGAGAGAAGGAAGCTCCTCGCACCCCCTG includes these proteins:
- the S100B gene encoding protein S100-B, with the translated sequence MSELEKAMMALIEVFHQYSGKEGDKRKLKKSELKELINNELTHFLEEIKEQEAVDKVMETLDSDGDGECDFQEFMAFIAMITAACHEFFTQE